In the genome of Streptomyces aquilus, the window GGCCGGACTCCCGGCGATCGCCGTCACCGCCGCACAGGGCAAGCTGCTCCAGCTCCTGGCACAGATCCAGGGCGCCCGGCGCATCCTGGAGGTCGGCACCCTCGGCGGCTACAGCACCATCCGGCTGGCCCGCGCCCTGCCCGCCGGCGGCCGGCTGATCTCGCTGGAGTACAGCCCGCGGCACGCCGAGGTGGCGGCCCGCAACATCGCGCGGGCGGGCCTGGACCGGCTCGTCGAGATCCGCGTCGGCGCGGCCCTCGACTCCCTCCCCCGCCTGGCCGACGAGCACCCGGACCCCTTCGACCTGGTCTTCATCGACGCGGACAAGGAGAACAACCCGCACTACGTGGAGTGGGCGCTGAAGCTGACGCGCGCGGGCAGCCTGATCATCGTGGACAACGTCGTACGGGGCGGCCGCGTCGCCGACCCGGACGACACCGACGCCGACGTCATGGGTACCCGCGCCGCCATCGAACTCCTGGGCTCCCACCCGCGCTTGACGGCGACGGCGATCCAGACGGTGGGTGCGAAGGGCTACGACGGCTTCGCGCTGGCGCGGGTGCGGTCGTAGCCCTCGGCGGCCCTCAGAGCTCGTGATAGAAGCCGACGTTGACGCTGCGCGGGGCGGTGCGGTCCACGACGACGATCTCACCGCTGCCGCCCCGGGGCAGCGTGACGCTCCCGCCGTAGGCGAGCGGCTGGGCGTACTCCCCGACGGTCAGCCGCACCTCGCTGGACGGCTCGGCCTGCGACCCGCGCAGCCAGGTCACCTGCCAGACCCCCTCCGGCCCGCACAGGAACTCCAGGTGGACCCGGGAGACGAACAGCCAGTCGTCGGGCGTGGCGAGCCGGCACACGGACTTGTCGCGGCCCACCCGCAGCAGCGCGCCGGGCTCGCTCGGTGCGTCGGCCATGAGCATGCCGGCCGTGGCACCCTCCTCCGCCGCGGAGACGGCGGCCATGGTGAGTTCGAGCACGTGCGCTCCCTTTGCAGTTCCTGAACCGTTCCTGAGCAAGTGTCCTTGCACAGCGGCCGCATGATAAATCGCCCGGCCCCATCGCGTCCGGCACAATGGACGCATGACCGAGCGAAAGCCACCCGGTGTCCCGTTCGAGTCCTGGGTCGACAAACAGATCCGAGACGCGCAGGGCCGCGGCGACTTCGACCGACTCCCGGGCGCGGGCGAACCGTTGCCGCCGGAGCTGAGCACGCCCTACGACGAACTGTGGTGGATCAAGCGCAAGATGGCCCGCGAGGGCCTCTCGTCGCTCCCCCCGGCCCTCGCCCTGCGCAAAGAGGCCGAGGACACCCTGGCCGCCGCCTACGCGGCCCCGTCGGAACGCGCGGTCCGCAAACTGATCACCGACGTGAACGTCAAGATCCGCGCCATGATGTTCAGGCCACCGCCCGGCCCCCCGCTGGGCAAGAAGCCGTACGACGTCGAAGAGGTCGTACGCCAGTGGCGGGAGCGCCGGGCGGCGAGGAATCCGGACTCAGAGCTTCAGTAGCCGCTCCGTCAGCTCGCGGTAGTCACGCAGGGCGAGCCGCAGCTGCTCGGTGTCACCGGAACCGCTGTGCTGTCCGTCCCCCTGGTCGGCGCCCTGCCAGGACTGGCGCAGGGTGCGCCGCCGCTGGGTCATGGCGTCCGTGAACCGGGAGGTGACCTCCTCCAGCACATGGTCGGCCTCCTCGACGGCGGCCCGGGGCCCGTCGACGAACCCGGTCATGGCGTGCTGGAGCTGCCCGGCGAGCTTGTCGCACTGGTCGTCGGCCAACAGCCGCCCGCCATGGGCGTCACGCCCCGCGGCCTCATGACTGGCCACCAGGGGAGCCTTCTCGCGCTCCTTGGTGAAGCCGCGCCCTTCCCCTTCATGCCCCGCCACGAGGGGCGAACCGTCCCCTTGGCCCTTCTGCGGACTTACGAGGGGCGAACCGTCCCCCTGGCCCTTCTGCGGACTTACGAGGGGCGAACCGTCCCCCTGGCCCTTCTGCGGACTTACGAGGGGCGAACCGTCCCCCTGGCCCTTCTGCGGACTTACGAGGGGCGAACCGTCCCCCTGGCCCTTCTGCGGACCGGTCACGGCATCCGTCATGCCTCTCAACTCCCCTTCGCCTGACGCCGGGTGAACGCCCACGGCAGATGGCCGTGGCCGTCATGGCGCGCGGACCGGTCGCCGGACGACGGTTCGGCGAGCTCGCGCCTGCGCCCACCGGCGCCGACGAGCTCCTCGAACAGGGCCCGGGCCTCGACCATGGCCTCACGCATCTCCTCGGTGCCGCCCTGCGCACCGTCTTCCGTCCCACGCGCCACGCGATGGACGCGCCGGTAACCGTGCACATGGTGCGCGTGGTGCACGGACAGGGCGGCGAGCTGCTCCTCGTACTGCCCCCCGTCGGGGAACCCGCGGGCGCCGGCCACCTCGGCGAGCAGCCGGTCCGCCTCGCTCACCGCCTCGCGGGGCGACTCGACGAACCGCTCCTGGGCGGCCGCCCACCGGGCCTCGTACTGCTCCCGCTGGGCGGGCTCCAGGTCCCGCTCCCGCAGCGACCCGTGCTTGTCCACCCGCTCGGCCAGCTCGCGCTCGGCGGCCTGGGAGTCCCCGTCGTGCCGGGCGACGGCCCGGTCGTACTCGGGCCCGAAGCGCCGCTTCAGGTCCCGGCCGCCGGGCCCACGCCGCCGGGCCAGGACGACCGCCACCACGACGACGGCCGCCACGATCACGATCAGAGCGATGATCACGCCAGTAGTCATGTGCCACGAGTAGCCCGGACCACCCCCCTCA includes:
- a CDS encoding DUF1992 domain-containing protein: MTERKPPGVPFESWVDKQIRDAQGRGDFDRLPGAGEPLPPELSTPYDELWWIKRKMAREGLSSLPPALALRKEAEDTLAAAYAAPSERAVRKLITDVNVKIRAMMFRPPPGPPLGKKPYDVEEVVRQWRERRAARNPDSELQ
- a CDS encoding O-methyltransferase, yielding MSESQLWDAVDTYFATQLAPDDEALEAALRDSEAAGLPAIAVTAAQGKLLQLLAQIQGARRILEVGTLGGYSTIRLARALPAGGRLISLEYSPRHAEVAARNIARAGLDRLVEIRVGAALDSLPRLADEHPDPFDLVFIDADKENNPHYVEWALKLTRAGSLIIVDNVVRGGRVADPDDTDADVMGTRAAIELLGSHPRLTATAIQTVGAKGYDGFALARVRS